The DNA sequence TATCATCCCCCGccctgcagctccaggccccaTTGACCTAGAGTCACAGGCAATCAATTCCCTCTACGAAGAGCCATTCTTTTCCTCCGACGAATACGCAGACttttccagcaccagcaccagcaccagctctCAATCTTCCCCGGGAACCTCTTTTGAGCACCCGGACTGGCAATACGCAGATTGGGCACGCATCATCCCTGCTCGTTACGTGCACTATGAAGAGCCAGAGAGACCGGATCAAAAAGGATGTTGGCAATGGGGCTTGATCGTCTTGTTTGTAGTTGCTCTTGGGAGTATTGGAGGGGTGATTGTTGCTGTGCACCACTGATTGTCTA is a window from the Trichoderma atroviride chromosome 5, complete sequence genome containing:
- a CDS encoding uncharacterized protein (TransMembrane:1 (o126-148i)), which codes for MDGHGCRNTTNVRATLASDNGNSGHPHSPHRDRQGYLAARDIIPRPAAPGPIDLESQAINSLYEEPFFSSDEYADFSSTSTSTSSQSSPGTSFEHPDWQYADWARIIPARYVHYEEPERPDQKGCWQWGLIVLFVVALGSIGGVIVAVHH